Proteins encoded by one window of Hafnia alvei:
- the rluD gene encoding 23S rRNA pseudouridine(1911/1915/1917) synthase RluD: MAQQVELTATVTESQLGHRLDQALAELFPDYSRSRIKEWILDDRVKVNGKIINKPKEKVLGGEEIAIDALIEEEARWEPQNIPLDIVYEDSDILVINKPRDLVVHPGAGNPDGTILNALLYYYPEIVDVPRAGIVHRLDKDTTGLMVVAKTVPAQTRLVEALQAREITREYEAVAIGTMTAGGTVEEPISRHPTKRTHMAVHPMGKPAVTHYRIMEHFRAHTRLRLRLETGRTHQIRVHMSHISHPLVGDPLYGGRPRPPKGASEEFITILRGFDRQALHATMLRLYHPISGIQMEWHAPLPQDMVDLISALQADTEEFKDEMDWL; this comes from the coding sequence ATGGCACAACAAGTAGAACTAACCGCAACGGTGACGGAATCACAGCTTGGTCATCGTTTAGATCAGGCTTTGGCCGAATTGTTCCCTGATTATTCACGATCTCGTATAAAAGAGTGGATCCTTGACGATCGCGTCAAGGTTAACGGGAAAATTATCAACAAGCCAAAAGAAAAAGTGCTCGGTGGCGAAGAAATTGCCATTGATGCGCTAATTGAGGAAGAAGCTCGCTGGGAACCGCAGAATATTCCATTAGATATCGTTTATGAAGATAGCGATATTTTGGTGATCAATAAACCGCGAGACTTAGTTGTTCATCCAGGAGCCGGTAATCCTGATGGCACGATCCTGAATGCTTTACTGTATTACTATCCAGAAATTGTAGACGTACCGCGTGCGGGTATTGTTCATCGTTTGGATAAAGATACTACGGGTCTGATGGTGGTGGCTAAAACCGTTCCTGCTCAGACGCGTTTGGTTGAGGCACTACAGGCACGTGAAATTACGCGTGAATATGAAGCGGTAGCAATTGGTACGATGACGGCGGGCGGAACGGTGGAAGAGCCTATTTCACGCCATCCAACCAAACGTACTCACATGGCCGTTCACCCGATGGGGAAACCTGCGGTGACGCATTACCGCATTATGGAGCATTTCCGTGCTCATACACGTCTGCGTTTACGCTTGGAAACCGGCCGTACTCACCAGATCCGCGTGCATATGTCGCATATTAGCCATCCGCTGGTAGGCGATCCTTTATATGGTGGCCGTCCACGTCCACCAAAAGGTGCTTCGGAAGAGTTTATTACCATTTTGCGTGGCTTTGATCGTCAGGCACTGCACGCAACGATGCTGCGTTTATACCATCCTATCAGCGGTATTCAGATGGAATGGCACGCGCCATTGCCTCAGGATATGGTTGATTTGATTTCAGCATTGCAGGCCGATACTGAAGAGTTCAAAGACGAAATGGATTGGCTATGA
- the yfiH gene encoding purine nucleoside phosphorylase YfiH, with protein sequence MSVLITPLWPAPNNVVAFNTTRKGGVSVHPYDALNLGTHVGDDVTVVAENRRRLKEIIVAPTEPFWLEQVHGTRVLRLDENSDRADNQADASYTNIAGQVCAVMTADCLPVLFCNRQGTEVAAAHAGWRGLCDGVLEQTLACFDSSPEDILAWFGPAIGPTAFEVGGEVREKFIEQDADAEQAFTQHGEKYLADIYQLAHLRLRRAGVQTITGGDLCTVSDKSRFFSYRREPVTGRMAALIWFR encoded by the coding sequence ATGAGTGTGTTGATCACACCTTTGTGGCCAGCACCAAACAACGTTGTTGCTTTTAACACCACCCGAAAGGGTGGGGTTAGCGTTCATCCCTATGATGCTTTAAATCTGGGGACGCACGTGGGTGATGATGTCACTGTTGTGGCAGAGAACCGCCGCCGGTTGAAGGAGATTATCGTTGCGCCAACGGAACCATTTTGGTTAGAGCAAGTACATGGCACTCGCGTTTTGCGTTTAGATGAGAATAGCGATCGCGCTGATAATCAGGCCGATGCCTCTTATACTAATATCGCTGGGCAGGTTTGTGCGGTAATGACCGCTGACTGCCTGCCTGTTCTCTTTTGTAATCGTCAGGGAACAGAAGTTGCCGCTGCGCATGCTGGCTGGCGCGGTTTATGCGACGGCGTATTGGAGCAAACGCTGGCATGCTTTGATTCGTCTCCAGAAGATATTCTTGCTTGGTTTGGTCCTGCGATTGGCCCGACTGCTTTTGAAGTTGGGGGCGAGGTTCGCGAAAAGTTCATTGAGCAAGACGCCGATGCGGAACAGGCTTTTACTCAGCATGGCGAAAAATATTTAGCTGATATTTATCAGTTGGCTCATTTACGCTTGCGTCGTGCTGGTGTTCAGACGATCACAGGTGGTGATCTCTGCACCGTCAGCGATAAATCGCGTTTCTTTTCTTATCGTCGCGAGCCCGTTACCGGGCGAATGGCTGCGTTGATTTGGTTTCGATAG